The following proteins are encoded in a genomic region of Syntrophotaleaceae bacterium:
- a CDS encoding VOC family protein, translating into MTKKIPEGFHSVTPMLVLKDARRAIDFYKKALGAQELMVMPGPEGKGVMHAEIRIGDSIVMMGEECPGSSSKSAESLGGSPISFYIYVENVDEAFQTAVDAGAQVEMPVQEMFWGDRMGSVRDPFGYSWSLATHTRDLTQEEIDKGAKEAFAQMGQQ; encoded by the coding sequence ATGACTAAAAAAATCCCAGAGGGTTTCCATAGCGTTACACCGATGCTCGTCCTGAAGGATGCCCGCAGAGCCATCGATTTCTACAAAAAGGCCCTGGGCGCCCAGGAGTTGATGGTCATGCCGGGCCCCGAAGGGAAAGGCGTGATGCACGCCGAGATCCGCATCGGCGACTCGATCGTCATGATGGGCGAGGAATGCCCGGGGAGTTCCAGCAAAAGCGCGGAATCCCTGGGCGGCTCGCCCATCAGTTTCTACATCTATGTCGAAAACGTCGATGAGGCTTTCCAGACCGCGGTCGACGCCGGTGCCCAGGTTGAAATGCCAGTTCAGGAGATGTTCTGGGGAGACCGCATGGGGTCCGTCCGCGACCCCTTCGGCTACAGCTGGAGTCTGGCCACCCATACCCGGGATCTGACCCAGGAAGAGATCGACAAGGGCGCGAAGGAGGCTTTTGCGCAAATGGGGCAGCAGTAG
- a CDS encoding YhcH/YjgK/YiaL family protein, which translates to MIIDLLANADRYISLHPDFARAFAFLKRDDLRDLTTGRYDIDGDRVFAIVARDQGRNKEGSRLEIHRKYIDIQMVLAGTDEMGWLPISSCTESTGPFDAEKDIGFFDDLPSAWFPVEPGMFAIFYPEDAHLPLISSGEIHKVIVKIAVSEGPV; encoded by the coding sequence ATGATTATCGATCTTTTGGCAAACGCGGACCGTTACATTTCTCTTCATCCGGATTTCGCCAGGGCCTTCGCTTTTTTGAAGCGGGACGACCTGCGTGACCTGACCACTGGCCGATACGATATCGACGGGGATCGGGTTTTCGCCATAGTGGCCAGGGATCAGGGGCGCAACAAGGAAGGGTCGCGGCTGGAAATACACAGGAAGTATATCGATATCCAGATGGTGCTGGCCGGGACCGACGAAATGGGCTGGCTCCCAATCTCCAGTTGCACTGAATCGACAGGGCCCTTTGATGCGGAGAAAGATATCGGATTCTTCGACGACCTGCCCTCCGCCTGGTTTCCGGTGGAACCGGGGATGTTTGCCATCTTTTACCCGGAGGACGCCCATCTGCCTCTGATCTCCTCGGGAGAGATTCACAAGGTCATCGTCAAGATCGCAGTGAGCGAAGGACCGGTTTGA
- a CDS encoding XdhC family protein produces MENLYAKMAELIEKNESFAVATIFDKTGSAPRTEGAKMVVRADGTIFGTIGGGRLEAGTIELAKSVIAEEKSVIKKFDLTGADAACSDMICGGAGEILVDFIDAGDQDNLLICREAAGIVDRSDKGWLVTVLGKESETSGIPRRQCLVKADRTLVGQIDCSPYLLEKLVTGPAKITLHSEAFDERRFLVEPLRQGGTVFIFGAGHVSQKIAPLSASVGFRTLVLDDRSDFANRDRFPSPIQVRVIEDFRKLPDLGIDGDSYLVIVTRGHLFDKDVLEQVLRSGAAYIGMIGSRSKRDLVYEEIISHGFSREELARVHSPIGTNIGAETPEELGVSIVGELIQVRAARNAGKTEKPREASGCRIQTL; encoded by the coding sequence ATGGAAAACCTCTATGCGAAAATGGCTGAACTCATCGAAAAAAATGAGAGTTTTGCGGTAGCGACGATTTTCGACAAGACGGGATCGGCGCCGCGCACCGAAGGGGCCAAGATGGTCGTCCGGGCCGACGGCACCATCTTCGGCACCATCGGCGGTGGGCGGCTTGAGGCCGGCACCATCGAACTTGCGAAAAGTGTGATTGCCGAAGAAAAATCCGTGATCAAGAAGTTCGATCTGACCGGCGCGGACGCAGCCTGCTCCGATATGATCTGCGGGGGTGCGGGCGAGATCCTGGTCGATTTCATCGATGCCGGAGACCAGGATAATCTGCTGATCTGCCGCGAAGCCGCCGGGATTGTGGACCGTTCCGACAAGGGTTGGCTGGTGACGGTATTGGGGAAAGAATCCGAAACGTCCGGCATCCCGAGGCGGCAATGCCTGGTCAAAGCCGACCGAACGCTAGTCGGCCAAATCGACTGCAGCCCCTATCTGTTGGAAAAGCTGGTCACCGGTCCGGCCAAAATCACCCTCCATTCCGAGGCCTTTGACGAGCGGCGCTTCCTGGTGGAACCACTGCGGCAGGGAGGGACGGTTTTTATCTTCGGCGCCGGGCACGTCTCCCAGAAAATAGCGCCCCTCAGCGCAAGCGTCGGCTTCAGGACCCTGGTGCTGGACGACCGATCGGACTTCGCCAACCGGGACCGGTTCCCGTCCCCCATTCAGGTCAGGGTGATCGAGGATTTCCGAAAATTGCCCGATCTAGGCATCGACGGGGACAGCTATCTGGTCATCGTGACCCGGGGGCATCTGTTCGACAAGGATGTACTGGAACAGGTGCTGCGCAGCGGCGCGGCCTATATCGGCATGATCGGCAGCCGCAGCAAGCGGGACCTGGTTTATGAGGAAATCATCAGCCACGGCTTCAGCCGGGAGGAACTGGCCAGGGTGCATTCGCCCATCGGCACCAATATCGGCGCGGAAACCCCGGAAGAGCTTGGAGTCAGCATTGTCGGCGAACTGATCCAGGTGCGGGCGGCCCGAAATGCCGGAAAAACCGAAAAACCCCGGGAGGCCTCCGGCTGCCGGATTCAAACCCTCTAA
- a CDS encoding carboxymuconolactone decarboxylase family protein, translating into MRMLAEFFPEFTQLLDQMDELYQQKRTIDEKTYQFICFAVSIKARSKPCVLKHFKGALEAGATVKELSYIFALVMREAAGADDCWTHDVLGDWKEIVAGNVDCGCPT; encoded by the coding sequence ATGCGGATGCTTGCGGAATTTTTCCCTGAGTTCACCCAACTGCTCGACCAGATGGACGAACTCTACCAGCAGAAAAGGACCATCGACGAAAAGACCTACCAGTTCATCTGCTTTGCGGTATCTATCAAGGCCCGCTCCAAGCCCTGCGTTTTGAAACATTTCAAGGGGGCGCTGGAAGCCGGCGCAACGGTCAAGGAGCTCTCCTATATCTTCGCCCTGGTCATGCGCGAGGCCGCCGGCGCCGACGACTGCTGGACTCACGATGTGCTCGGCGACTGGAAGGAGATCGTGGCCGGGAATGTTGACTGCGGCTGCCCGACCTGA
- a CDS encoding thioredoxin family protein, protein MKKIQILGTGCPKCRKLAETARQAADEMGIAYELVKVEDIRDIASFGVMITPALAIDGDVKLVGKVPSVDELKKILA, encoded by the coding sequence ATGAAGAAAATTCAGATTTTGGGCACAGGCTGCCCCAAATGCCGTAAACTGGCTGAAACCGCTCGTCAGGCGGCGGACGAAATGGGTATCGCCTATGAGCTGGTCAAGGTTGAGGATATCCGTGACATCGCCTCTTTCGGGGTCATGATCACCCCGGCCCTTGCCATTGACGGGGATGTAAAACTGGTCGGCAAGGTTCCCAGTGTCGACGAACTGAAAAAAATCCTAGCCTGA
- a CDS encoding permease — translation MNWKKEWKPLALIIGGFILCYYLPVDWLKGLERLQNALWESLYLVKWYAREHVLLCLVPAFFIAGAVGVFVSQAAVMKYLGARANKVLAYGVAAVSGSVLAVCSCTILPLFAGIYRMGAGLGPACAFLYSGPAINILAIVLTARVLGPELGIARAIGAILFSIVIGLCMHFFFRKEEQEKITAQAMHPEPEVARPLWQNALYFASMVGILVFANWGRPDSEIGLWHAIFSAKWPLTGAFALALALILVRWFQVRFWKIALAGLPVVLLALLLPQFPQVAFVVGVIGLTLILNTEQDEMQEWFASSWGFAKQILPLLLIGVVIAGLLLGQPGAEGLIPSEWVANSVGGNSLGANLFASVAGAFMYFATLTEVPILEGLIGAGMGKGPALALLLAGPALSLPNMLVIRSVMGTKKTVVFVLLVMVMATVSGLIFGMFWG, via the coding sequence ATGAACTGGAAAAAGGAATGGAAGCCCCTGGCTCTCATCATAGGCGGCTTTATTCTCTGCTACTACCTGCCGGTGGATTGGCTCAAAGGGCTGGAGCGGCTGCAAAATGCCCTGTGGGAATCCCTTTACCTGGTCAAGTGGTACGCCCGCGAGCATGTGCTGCTCTGCCTTGTGCCAGCCTTTTTCATCGCCGGGGCCGTGGGCGTATTCGTCAGCCAGGCCGCGGTCATGAAATATCTGGGCGCAAGGGCCAACAAGGTGCTGGCCTACGGCGTTGCCGCAGTGTCCGGATCGGTGCTGGCTGTCTGCTCCTGCACTATCCTGCCCCTGTTCGCCGGTATTTATCGCATGGGAGCCGGATTGGGACCCGCCTGCGCCTTCCTCTATTCGGGGCCGGCCATCAACATCCTGGCCATCGTCCTGACCGCCCGGGTGCTCGGCCCTGAGCTCGGCATCGCTCGCGCCATCGGCGCTATTTTGTTCAGCATCGTCATCGGTCTCTGCATGCATTTCTTCTTCCGTAAGGAGGAACAGGAAAAGATCACCGCCCAGGCCATGCACCCGGAACCGGAAGTGGCCCGTCCTCTGTGGCAAAACGCTCTTTATTTCGCCTCCATGGTCGGCATCCTGGTCTTTGCCAACTGGGGTCGACCGGACAGCGAAATCGGCCTGTGGCATGCCATCTTCTCGGCCAAATGGCCGCTGACCGGTGCTTTCGCCCTGGCTTTGGCTCTGATCCTGGTCCGCTGGTTCCAGGTCAGATTCTGGAAAATCGCCTTGGCCGGACTGCCGGTGGTGCTGCTGGCCCTTCTGCTGCCCCAGTTTCCGCAAGTGGCCTTCGTGGTCGGCGTGATCGGTTTGACCCTTATCCTCAATACCGAGCAGGATGAGATGCAGGAATGGTTTGCCTCTTCCTGGGGCTTTGCAAAGCAGATTCTGCCGCTGCTGCTGATCGGCGTGGTCATTGCCGGCCTGCTGCTCGGCCAACCGGGGGCCGAAGGCCTGATCCCTTCCGAATGGGTGGCCAATTCGGTGGGCGGCAATTCCTTGGGAGCCAACCTGTTCGCCTCGGTAGCCGGCGCCTTCATGTATTTTGCAACCCTGACCGAAGTCCCGATTCTCGAGGGTCTGATCGGTGCCGGCATGGGCAAGGGTCCAGCCCTGGCCCTGCTCCTGGCCGGTCCTGCCCTCAGTCTGCCGAACATGCTGGTCATCCGCAGCGTCATGGGCACCAAGAAAACGGTGGTCTTTGTCCTGCTTGTGATGGTGATGGCAACGGTGAGCGGTCTGATTTTCGGAATGTTCTGGGGATAA
- a CDS encoding carboxymuconolactone decarboxylase family protein yields MDKKTLDALARRAGCFPTTDEKDDQVKTCRTESDVKVLDAKTIELIAVGASVAACCTPCLEYHVKAALEAGASLAELATAVKMGRKVRQAPMDKVDQKAAELGI; encoded by the coding sequence ATGGACAAAAAAACCCTGGATGCCCTTGCCCGCAGGGCCGGTTGTTTTCCAACGACCGATGAAAAAGACGACCAGGTGAAAACCTGCCGGACAGAGAGCGATGTTAAGGTTCTGGATGCAAAAACCATCGAATTGATCGCAGTGGGTGCTTCGGTAGCCGCATGCTGCACCCCCTGTCTGGAATATCATGTCAAGGCGGCCCTTGAAGCCGGGGCCAGCCTCGCCGAACTGGCGACAGCCGTAAAGATGGGTCGAAAAGTCCGCCAGGCCCCAATGGACAAGGTCGACCAGAAGGCAGCGGAACTCGGAATATGA
- a CDS encoding heterodisulfide reductase-related iron-sulfur binding cluster, producing the protein MNTRNDQSDLTPQQIIREVVRLCADCDTCRTMMEQDCAFFVELYRLQDQEQEEGKPITEEQLRYLTELCTLCGLCPCPKVPMDVMEAKTRYIEKEGMPLATRLLNDVPRLARLCGTFPALTNAVQSNPVLGPLLKKATRIHPDRQFPVFPKKGFFRWAKNRGLMERREGPRPISYFVGCTAGYLFPQIGRSVVEILEHNGATVYIPPQQCCGMPFLVEGDRARTLSLSKANMEQLLKAARAGDDLVYSCPTCGFFLKKLLKERAYYSDIFQESVGAREGELKVPAPEKGKNEFWTLKKSMYRQILKDDGYFSAIDPLERVALSDHLSDFGGYLTRLHGEGRLATDFAPLPERMVYFAPCHLREKKMGRPYLDLMNLIPELDIEPVGSDYDCCGMGGVFGFKEHFHQKSLDLGASVMDKIRERNPQAIVTDCMSCKLQFSHCLPYPVFHPVEVLARAYRQGGKQ; encoded by the coding sequence ATGAATACCCGAAATGATCAAAGCGATCTGACGCCACAACAAATCATCCGAGAAGTAGTCCGGCTGTGTGCCGACTGCGATACCTGCCGCACCATGATGGAGCAGGACTGCGCGTTTTTTGTCGAGCTCTATCGCCTCCAGGACCAGGAGCAGGAAGAGGGGAAACCGATCACCGAAGAGCAATTGCGTTACCTGACCGAGCTCTGTACCCTCTGCGGCCTGTGTCCCTGCCCCAAGGTGCCCATGGACGTGATGGAAGCCAAGACCCGGTATATCGAGAAAGAGGGCATGCCGCTGGCGACGCGCCTGCTCAATGACGTGCCGCGCTTGGCCAGATTGTGCGGCACCTTTCCGGCGCTGACCAATGCAGTGCAGTCGAACCCCGTCCTGGGCCCCCTTCTGAAGAAGGCGACTCGCATCCATCCCGACCGGCAGTTCCCCGTTTTCCCAAAAAAGGGCTTTTTCCGTTGGGCGAAAAACCGGGGCCTGATGGAGCGCCGGGAGGGCCCTCGTCCCATCTCCTATTTCGTCGGCTGCACCGCCGGATACCTGTTTCCTCAGATCGGACGCAGCGTCGTCGAAATCCTCGAGCACAACGGCGCGACGGTTTACATTCCGCCACAGCAATGCTGCGGCATGCCGTTCCTGGTGGAGGGGGATCGGGCCAGGACACTGTCACTGTCCAAGGCCAACATGGAGCAACTTCTGAAAGCGGCCCGGGCCGGTGACGACCTTGTCTATTCCTGCCCCACCTGCGGGTTTTTCCTGAAAAAACTCCTCAAGGAAAGAGCTTACTATTCCGATATTTTCCAGGAGTCGGTCGGTGCCCGGGAGGGGGAATTGAAGGTCCCCGCCCCGGAGAAGGGCAAGAACGAATTCTGGACGCTGAAAAAGTCCATGTACCGTCAGATCCTGAAGGATGACGGTTATTTTTCCGCCATCGACCCTCTGGAACGGGTCGCCCTTTCCGATCATCTGTCCGATTTCGGCGGCTACCTGACCAGGCTCCACGGCGAAGGACGGCTCGCCACCGACTTCGCGCCTCTGCCCGAGCGGATGGTCTATTTCGCGCCCTGCCATCTGCGCGAAAAAAAGATGGGCCGCCCCTACCTGGATCTTATGAACCTGATCCCCGAACTGGATATCGAACCGGTGGGCAGCGATTACGACTGCTGCGGCATGGGCGGGGTGTTTGGCTTCAAGGAGCATTTCCACCAGAAATCCCTCGACCTGGGCGCGTCGGTGATGGACAAGATCCGCGAGCGCAACCCGCAGGCCATCGTCACTGACTGCATGAGCTGCAAGCTCCAATTCAGTCACTGCCTGCCGTACCCGGTGTTTCATCCCGTGGAAGTACTGGCCCGGGCCTACCGGCAAGGAGGAAAGCAATGA
- a CDS encoding metalloregulator ArsR/SmtB family transcription factor, with the protein MKTTTALFKALAHQTRLNILSLLLDGEICVCQIMAILQLPQSTASRHLAILKNAGLVKDRPDGTWVHYSLANGHSALSDQLLAALKEHLPKTREGAKNRQKLSEALQKTICA; encoded by the coding sequence ATGAAAACGACAACAGCCTTGTTCAAAGCTCTGGCCCACCAGACCCGGCTGAACATTCTCAGCCTGCTGCTCGACGGCGAAATCTGCGTCTGCCAGATCATGGCCATCCTGCAATTGCCCCAGTCCACGGCCTCGCGCCATCTGGCCATCCTGAAAAATGCCGGTCTGGTCAAGGACCGTCCCGACGGCACCTGGGTTCACTATTCTTTGGCCAATGGGCACAGTGCCCTGTCCGATCAGTTGCTGGCGGCCCTGAAAGAACATCTGCCCAAAACCCGAGAAGGTGCCAAAAATCGCCAGAAATTGTCCGAGGCCCTGCAAAAAACCATCTGCGCTTGA
- a CDS encoding ArsJ-associated glyceraldehyde-3-phosphate dehydrogenase, with the protein MSIRIGINGFGRMGRLALRAAWDWPEVEIVHINEIKGGAECAAHLLEFDSVHGRWQREIRAEADAVIIDGKRVGFSEFKTPGEVPWEKFGVDIVIESSGKFRTPELLAPYYERGVKKVIVAAPVKQGALNIVMGVNDHLYDPREHHLLTAASCTTNCLAPVVKVLHERIGIEHGVITTIHDMTNTQVIVDLPHKDLRRARASGLSLIPTTTGSATAITLIYPELKGKLNGHAVRVPLLTGSITDCVFEMKRPVTAEEVNGLFQEAAETCLKGILGIEHRPLVSIDFKGDTRSAIVDAPSTMVVDGTQLKLYVWYDNEMGYAHRMMELCRKVAANLP; encoded by the coding sequence ATGAGCATTCGCATCGGCATCAACGGCTTCGGGCGCATGGGACGGCTGGCATTGCGGGCGGCCTGGGACTGGCCGGAAGTGGAGATCGTTCACATCAACGAGATCAAGGGGGGCGCAGAGTGCGCCGCCCATCTGCTGGAATTCGATTCGGTTCATGGTCGCTGGCAGCGCGAGATTCGCGCCGAGGCGGACGCCGTGATCATTGACGGCAAACGTGTCGGTTTCAGCGAATTCAAGACCCCGGGGGAAGTCCCTTGGGAAAAGTTCGGCGTCGACATCGTCATCGAATCCTCGGGCAAATTCCGCACTCCGGAGCTGCTGGCACCCTATTACGAGCGGGGGGTGAAGAAGGTCATTGTCGCCGCTCCGGTCAAGCAGGGCGCCCTGAACATCGTCATGGGGGTCAACGATCACCTGTACGACCCGCGGGAACACCATCTGCTCACCGCGGCATCCTGCACCACCAACTGCCTGGCGCCGGTGGTCAAGGTGCTGCACGAGAGGATTGGCATCGAGCACGGGGTGATCACGACCATTCACGACATGACGAACACCCAGGTCATCGTCGACCTGCCGCATAAGGACCTGCGGCGGGCGCGGGCATCGGGCCTGTCCCTGATCCCGACCACCACCGGTTCGGCGACGGCCATCACCCTGATCTATCCGGAACTGAAGGGGAAGCTCAACGGCCATGCGGTGCGCGTACCGCTGTTGACCGGGTCGATCACGGATTGCGTGTTCGAGATGAAGCGGCCGGTCACCGCCGAAGAGGTCAACGGCCTGTTCCAGGAGGCGGCGGAAACCTGTCTGAAGGGGATTCTCGGCATCGAGCACCGCCCCCTGGTCTCCATCGATTTCAAAGGCGACACCCGTTCGGCCATCGTCGATGCCCCCAGCACCATGGTGGTCGATGGCACCCAGCTCAAACTCTATGTCTGGTATGACAACGAGATGGGCTATGCCCATCGGATGATGGAGCTCTGCCGGAAGGTGGCTGCAAATTTACCATGA
- the arsJ gene encoding organoarsenical effux MFS transporter ArsJ: MTDLRNYTLVTGAYWGFTLTDGALRMLVLLHFHQLGYTPVQIAFLFLFYEFFGVVTNLVGGWIGSHMGLKITLFAGLALQVAALSALALLDPSWSVALSVAYVMGAQALSGIAKDLTKMSSKSAIKVLIPEDAQGALFKWVAILTGSKNALKGVGFFLGGLLLAWLGFRPALLAMAGGLALVLLASVMSLPKEMGKAKTKVKFSRIFSKSHEINLLSAARLFLFGSRDIWFVVGLPVFLSTSLGWSHPQVGGFLALWVIGYGGVQAMAPNLLKRGLAGGTPQGGTASAGAFALAAITVLIALGVQSGLSPWLTVVAGLALFGIVFAVNSAVHSYLILAYTESDQIALNVGFYYMANAMGRLVGTLLSGVVFQLAGLTGCLWVSAGFVLIAGGLSLLLPRVKT, encoded by the coding sequence ATGACCGACCTTCGCAACTACACCCTCGTCACCGGGGCCTACTGGGGTTTTACCCTCACCGACGGGGCCCTGCGCATGCTGGTACTGCTCCACTTTCACCAGCTGGGCTACACCCCGGTCCAGATCGCCTTCCTGTTCCTCTTCTACGAATTCTTCGGCGTGGTTACCAATCTCGTCGGCGGCTGGATCGGCTCTCACATGGGGCTGAAGATCACCCTGTTCGCCGGGCTGGCCCTGCAGGTGGCGGCCCTGTCCGCACTGGCGCTGCTCGATCCGTCCTGGTCCGTCGCCCTGTCGGTGGCCTACGTGATGGGCGCTCAGGCCCTGTCGGGCATCGCCAAGGATCTGACCAAGATGAGTTCGAAGAGCGCCATCAAGGTGCTGATTCCCGAGGATGCCCAGGGGGCATTGTTCAAGTGGGTGGCGATCCTCACCGGTTCCAAGAACGCTCTGAAGGGGGTGGGGTTTTTCCTCGGCGGGCTGCTGCTGGCCTGGCTAGGTTTCCGTCCGGCGCTGCTGGCCATGGCGGGGGGACTGGCCCTGGTGCTGCTGGCGTCGGTCATGTCCCTGCCGAAAGAGATGGGCAAGGCGAAGACCAAGGTCAAGTTTTCGCGGATTTTCTCCAAGAGCCACGAGATCAATCTGCTTTCGGCGGCGCGGCTGTTTCTGTTCGGTTCCCGGGATATCTGGTTCGTGGTCGGCCTGCCGGTCTTCCTTTCGACCAGCCTGGGCTGGAGCCATCCGCAGGTTGGCGGGTTTCTCGCCCTGTGGGTGATCGGCTACGGCGGTGTGCAGGCCATGGCACCCAACCTGCTGAAGCGGGGGCTGGCCGGAGGCACGCCACAGGGAGGCACAGCCAGCGCAGGAGCCTTTGCTCTGGCAGCCATCACGGTGCTTATCGCCCTGGGGGTGCAGTCCGGGTTATCCCCTTGGCTGACGGTGGTGGCAGGACTGGCCCTGTTCGGCATCGTCTTCGCCGTCAACTCGGCGGTTCACTCCTACCTGATCCTGGCCTATACCGAGAGCGACCAGATCGCCCTCAACGTCGGATTCTACTATATGGCCAACGCCATGGGGCGCCTGGTGGGCACCCTGCTGTCAGGGGTTGTGTTCCAGCTTGCCGGGCTGACCGGCTGCCTGTGGGTTTCGGCTGGATTTGTCCTTATCGCCGGCGGGTTGTCGTTGCTGCTGCCACGGGTAAAAACCTAG
- a CDS encoding F0F1 ATP synthase subunit gamma has translation MATLQELQRKIKSAEDLHGVVRTMKTLAAVNIRQYERAVASLDEYYRTVELGLRAVLLTQPTLRRQEAPAETLAMIFGSDQGMAGRFSETIVDFADCSLETKEFSPGRVSFWVAGSRTEAAAEASFGPIERLCPLPSSANLITTSVQEIVLQLEERRRERGDVRFVLFYNTPTSGLAYDQRSMPLLPPDRTWLEEIGTRRWPGRSLPLYTLPREQLFAALIREYLFVSLFRAFAASLAAENAARLAAMQRAEKNISERKEELHARYHSVRQSFITEELLDVISGFEALRKE, from the coding sequence ATGGCGACCCTGCAAGAACTGCAGCGCAAGATCAAAAGCGCCGAGGACCTGCATGGCGTTGTGCGGACCATGAAGACCCTCGCCGCGGTCAACATCCGGCAGTACGAGCGGGCGGTCGCCTCGCTGGACGAATACTACCGGACCGTGGAACTGGGACTGCGGGCGGTGCTGCTCACCCAACCCACCTTGAGGCGGCAGGAGGCTCCGGCGGAAACGTTGGCGATGATCTTTGGGTCGGACCAGGGTATGGCAGGGCGGTTCAGCGAAACCATTGTCGATTTTGCCGACTGCAGTCTGGAGACAAAAGAGTTCTCCCCGGGACGAGTCTCCTTCTGGGTGGCCGGCTCACGAACGGAAGCGGCGGCGGAAGCCTCCTTCGGCCCCATCGAACGACTCTGTCCCCTGCCATCCTCCGCCAACCTGATCACCACCTCGGTCCAGGAGATCGTTCTCCAGTTGGAGGAACGGCGTCGCGAACGGGGGGATGTCCGGTTTGTCCTCTTCTACAACACCCCGACCAGCGGCCTGGCCTATGATCAGCGCAGCATGCCGCTGCTCCCGCCTGACCGGACGTGGCTGGAGGAGATCGGGACCCGGCGATGGCCCGGAAGGAGCCTGCCTCTCTACACCCTTCCCCGGGAACAGCTGTTCGCGGCGCTCATCCGTGAGTACCTGTTCGTCTCCCTGTTCCGGGCTTTTGCAGCCTCCCTGGCCGCCGAAAATGCGGCCCGTCTTGCCGCCATGCAGCGGGCCGAGAAAAACATCAGCGAAAGGAAAGAGGAGTTGCATGCCCGCTATCACTCCGTGCGGCAAAGCTTCATCACGGAGGAACTGCTCGACGTCATTTCCGGGTTCGAGGCACTGAGGAAGGAGTGA